In one Bacillota bacterium genomic region, the following are encoded:
- a CDS encoding N-acetylmannosamine-6-phosphate 2-epimerase has protein sequence MRLTQKKGGLIVSCQAPENTPLGKPVVLAALAEAAVRGGAAGIRANLPQNIRAIRELVQVPIIGIYKHTLPDYPVYITPTFEHARAVVEAGADVVAIDATDRDRPEPLQELIQRIHEELGVPVMADISTLEEGVAAAEMGADLVATTMSGYTPYTQHRRTMGADIALVGQLAQKVTVPVICEGRISSPEEARLALEAGAWAVVVGTAITAIDQVTARFVERMRQRTAGNGNEHNS, from the coding sequence ATGCGTTTAACACAGAAAAAAGGGGGTCTTATCGTCTCCTGCCAGGCGCCGGAAAACACGCCGTTGGGAAAACCGGTTGTGCTGGCGGCACTGGCAGAGGCGGCCGTGCGCGGCGGGGCAGCAGGCATTCGCGCCAACCTTCCGCAAAACATCCGTGCCATTCGGGAGCTGGTTCAGGTGCCGATAATCGGCATCTACAAGCACACTCTGCCAGACTACCCGGTGTACATTACTCCCACTTTTGAGCACGCCCGTGCGGTAGTAGAGGCTGGTGCGGACGTTGTGGCGATAGATGCGACCGACCGCGACCGCCCTGAGCCATTGCAGGAGTTGATACAGCGCATTCATGAGGAACTCGGCGTGCCGGTGATGGCGGACATCTCGACGCTGGAGGAAGGCGTTGCTGCAGCGGAGATGGGGGCGGACCTGGTCGCCACCACGATGTCGGGCTATACTCCGTACACCCAGCACCGCCGCACGATGGGGGCAGATATCGCACTGGTTGGGCAGCTGGCGCAGAAGGTCACCGTGCCTGTTATCTGCGAAGGGCGCATTTCGTCGCCAGAGGAAGCCCGTCTCGCGCTGGAGGCGGGAGCATGGGCGGTGGTGGTCGGCACTGCGATTACCGCCATCGATCAGGTGACTGCCCGTTTTGTGGAGAGGATGCGACAGCGCACCGCCGGTAATGGCAACGAGCACAATAGCTGA
- the pth gene encoding aminoacyl-tRNA hydrolase: protein MRIWFGRTQEVHPEWIVLGLGNPGAEYAHTRHNIGFDVVDILASRHRIRLNLSRDHARYGLGMIAEVPVLLAKPMTYMNRSGEAARALLQRYPRDVSHLLVVVDDVALPLGRIRIRPSGSDGGHNGLESIIQCVGTQAFPRVRVGIGSPPPGQMVEYVLSRFAPPEQPIIDEALQRAADAVEAIIAEGVQAAMNRFNAQNTAAGSGET from the coding sequence ATGCGGATATGGTTTGGAAGAACTCAAGAGGTACATCCGGAGTGGATTGTGCTGGGGTTGGGCAATCCGGGTGCGGAGTATGCCCATACCCGGCACAATATCGGTTTTGACGTGGTAGACATCCTCGCCAGCCGCCATCGCATTCGCCTGAACCTGAGCCGCGACCATGCCCGCTACGGACTGGGAATGATTGCCGAGGTACCTGTGCTGCTGGCGAAGCCGATGACCTACATGAATCGCAGTGGCGAAGCGGCACGAGCACTGCTACAACGCTATCCGAGAGACGTTTCTCATTTGCTGGTGGTGGTGGATGATGTAGCGCTGCCTCTGGGCAGGATCCGCATTCGCCCTTCTGGCTCTGATGGCGGGCACAACGGCCTGGAGTCTATCATCCAGTGCGTGGGCACGCAGGCGTTTCCGCGCGTGCGCGTGGGCATTGGCAGTCCCCCACCGGGGCAGATGGTGGAGTATGTGCTCTCCCGCTTTGCCCCTCCAGAGCAACCGATTATCGACGAGGCTCTACAACGCGCCGCCGACGCAGTCGAAGCGATTATCGCCGAAGGGGTGCAGGCGGCGATGAACCGCTTCAACGCACAGAACACTGCCGCAGGCTCCGGGGAAACATAA
- a CDS encoding ribose-phosphate pyrophosphokinase: protein MRIFTGNANPALAQKIAECLKKQLGQILVSRFSDGEIRVQVGENARGLDVFIVQPTCAPVNENLMELLIMLDAFRRASARRITCVIPYYGYARQDKKVKPREPITARLVANLLEVAGANRILTVDLHAQQIQGFFNLPVDHLYAGPIIGKYLIEQGLVHKNCVVVSPDVAGTPRAKALAEMLDVPFAIIAKRRPEPNKVEVMEVVGNVEGKTAIMIDDMVDTGGSLVQGAEALIERGATDVIACCTHAVLSGDAPERIRRSPIQQLVVTDTIPLPPDKRNEKITVLTVSRLLADAILRIHLDHSVSKLFEQQSEEVRMRNS, encoded by the coding sequence ATGCGCATCTTCACCGGCAACGCCAACCCCGCGCTGGCTCAGAAAATCGCAGAATGCCTCAAGAAGCAGCTGGGGCAGATACTGGTGTCCCGCTTCTCAGACGGGGAGATTCGCGTACAGGTTGGAGAGAACGCACGGGGACTGGACGTGTTCATTGTGCAGCCAACCTGCGCTCCGGTCAATGAGAATCTGATGGAGTTATTGATTATGCTGGACGCCTTCCGGCGTGCCTCAGCAAGACGTATCACGTGCGTTATCCCCTATTACGGCTACGCGAGGCAGGATAAGAAGGTGAAACCCCGTGAGCCGATAACCGCCCGCCTCGTGGCTAATCTTCTGGAGGTGGCAGGTGCAAACCGCATTCTGACCGTAGACCTGCACGCCCAGCAGATTCAGGGCTTCTTCAACCTGCCCGTCGATCACCTTTATGCCGGTCCCATCATTGGCAAGTATCTGATCGAACAGGGACTGGTGCATAAAAACTGCGTGGTGGTCTCGCCTGACGTAGCCGGTACTCCTCGCGCCAAGGCGCTGGCGGAGATGCTGGATGTGCCCTTCGCCATCATTGCCAAGCGACGTCCGGAGCCCAACAAAGTGGAAGTGATGGAAGTGGTGGGTAACGTGGAAGGCAAGACCGCCATCATGATCGATGACATGGTGGACACAGGCGGTTCGCTGGTGCAGGGAGCAGAAGCGCTGATCGAGCGGGGTGCGACGGACGTGATTGCCTGTTGCACCCACGCGGTGCTTTCCGGCGACGCCCCCGAGCGGATCCGCCGCTCGCCCATCCAGCAGCTTGTTGTCACGGACACCATTCCCTTACCACCGGACAAAAGGAACGAAAAAATTACCGTCCTGACGGTATCCCGGCTTCTGGCAGACGCCATCCTGCGCATTCACCTCGACCACTCTGTCAGTAAGTTATTCGAACAGCAGAGCGAAGAGGTACGGATGCGGAACTCCTGA
- the glmU gene encoding bifunctional UDP-N-acetylglucosamine diphosphorylase/glucosamine-1-phosphate N-acetyltransferase GlmU encodes MGVSKPSLTAVIMAAGKSTRMKSRLPKPLHLLCGKPLLSYLLDACRSAGVARTIVVVGHEAERVQEAFRGQCEFVLQEEQLGTGHAVMSARPLLNDYAGDLLVLPGDTPLIDGETLRKLAEHHHSSGAVATLLTAVLPHDAGMYGRVLRDPNGKVTGIVEAKDASHQQLAVREINTSIYCFNAPALFGALGEIRPDNAQGEYYLTDVIGLFTRKGDRVEAVIADDWQVTLGVNTRVELADVAARLRRRIMENLMLSGVTIVDPTNTYIDADVQIGQDTVVHPNTYILGNTVIGEECEIGPMARIENSQIGNRTTVLASQVVESRLGDSVRVGPFANLRPGTVVGNGTKIGDFVEVKNSIIEENVSMAHLTYVGDAQVGANTNIGAGTITCNYDGKRKHRTIIGRGCFIGSHATLIAPLQIGDGAYVAAASAITDDVPPDSLAIARCRQVVKEEWAKRRREQSSSEG; translated from the coding sequence ATGGGCGTGAGTAAACCTTCACTGACTGCCGTCATCATGGCGGCGGGCAAAAGCACCCGAATGAAATCCCGTTTGCCCAAACCGCTTCATCTCTTGTGCGGAAAACCCTTGCTTTCATACCTTCTGGATGCCTGCCGGTCGGCAGGAGTCGCCCGCACCATTGTGGTGGTGGGTCACGAAGCGGAGCGTGTGCAGGAGGCTTTTCGCGGACAGTGCGAGTTTGTCCTTCAGGAGGAGCAGCTGGGCACAGGACACGCCGTGATGAGCGCAAGGCCGCTGCTGAACGACTACGCAGGTGACCTGCTGGTGCTTCCGGGCGATACCCCGCTCATAGACGGCGAAACCCTGCGCAAACTGGCGGAACATCACCACAGCAGCGGCGCGGTTGCCACCCTGTTGACTGCAGTACTGCCCCACGATGCAGGGATGTATGGGCGCGTGCTGCGCGACCCCAACGGCAAAGTAACAGGCATAGTAGAAGCAAAGGACGCCTCCCACCAGCAGCTGGCTGTGCGAGAAATCAACACATCCATCTACTGCTTCAACGCGCCTGCCCTGTTTGGCGCGCTGGGGGAAATCCGTCCCGACAACGCACAGGGCGAGTACTATCTGACCGATGTCATTGGGCTGTTCACCCGCAAAGGCGACCGGGTGGAAGCTGTCATTGCCGACGACTGGCAGGTAACACTGGGGGTAAACACCCGCGTGGAGCTGGCGGACGTCGCGGCGCGCCTGCGTCGGCGCATCATGGAAAACCTGATGCTATCGGGGGTTACCATCGTAGACCCAACGAACACCTACATCGACGCTGACGTGCAAATCGGGCAGGATACCGTCGTCCACCCGAACACCTACATTCTGGGCAACACCGTTATTGGAGAAGAGTGCGAAATCGGACCTATGGCGCGAATCGAGAACAGCCAGATAGGCAATCGCACCACGGTGCTGGCGTCGCAGGTGGTGGAGAGTCGGCTGGGTGACAGCGTGCGCGTGGGCCCGTTTGCCAACCTGCGTCCGGGCACTGTCGTGGGCAACGGCACGAAGATTGGCGACTTCGTGGAGGTGAAGAACTCCATTATCGAAGAAAACGTCAGCATGGCGCATCTGACCTACGTGGGCGATGCGCAGGTCGGGGCGAATACCAACATCGGTGCCGGCACCATCACCTGCAACTACGACGGCAAGCGCAAGCATCGCACTATCATCGGCAGGGGATGCTTCATCGGCTCGCACGCCACGTTAATTGCCCCGCTACAGATAGGCGATGGTGCGTATGTCGCCGCCGCCTCGGCGATAACCGATGACGTGCCACCGGATTCGCTGGCAATCGCCCGCTGCCGACAGGTAGTCAAAGAGGAGTGGGCAAAACGACGTCGGGAACAATCTTCTTCTGAGGGATAG
- a CDS encoding DUF2961 domain-containing protein gives MNELHLLNLGLGSLPLLSSAETRSISAENPNGERGGGAKAEPDEHNAASMLGRGWKVRPCITLEPGTTTTLADIQGPGIIQHIWITVDVKAYRDTILRMYWDDESTPSVEVPLGDFFCNGHGLRYNVVSIPVAVNPSGGFNCYLPMPFRKRARITIENQRWEPIHGFFYQITYALTDIPDNAAYLHAQWRRSMTSRECPEHVIVDGVKGQGHYVGTFLAWTQLSNGWWGEGEIKFYMDGDTEYPTICGTGTEDYFCGAWCFGETFNAPFTGYPLWRKEPGEVPRHGLYRWHIYDPIRFKQSLKVTIQALGWWPNGKFQPLTDDIASVAYWYQAEPHAPFPTLPPMHERWSR, from the coding sequence ATGAACGAGTTGCACCTGCTGAACCTGGGATTGGGTAGCCTTCCGCTGTTGTCCAGCGCGGAAACACGCTCCATTTCCGCCGAAAACCCCAACGGCGAGCGAGGCGGCGGCGCGAAAGCGGAACCCGACGAACATAACGCCGCTTCCATGCTGGGCAGAGGCTGGAAGGTTCGTCCCTGCATCACCCTTGAACCCGGAACCACTACCACGCTGGCAGACATTCAGGGACCGGGCATCATCCAGCATATCTGGATTACCGTTGACGTGAAAGCCTACCGCGATACCATATTGCGCATGTACTGGGATGACGAAAGCACGCCGTCGGTAGAAGTGCCTCTGGGAGACTTTTTCTGCAACGGGCATGGATTGCGCTATAACGTGGTATCCATCCCTGTCGCAGTTAACCCGTCGGGCGGTTTCAACTGTTACCTGCCGATGCCCTTCCGCAAGCGAGCGCGAATCACTATTGAGAATCAGCGGTGGGAGCCCATTCACGGCTTCTTCTACCAGATTACCTACGCGCTGACGGACATCCCCGACAACGCAGCTTATCTTCATGCGCAGTGGCGACGTTCCATGACCTCGCGTGAATGCCCTGAACACGTCATCGTGGACGGGGTCAAGGGGCAGGGACACTACGTCGGCACGTTTCTGGCGTGGACGCAGCTCTCCAATGGCTGGTGGGGCGAAGGCGAAATCAAGTTCTACATGGATGGCGATACCGAGTATCCCACCATCTGCGGTACGGGCACGGAAGACTACTTCTGCGGCGCATGGTGCTTTGGTGAAACCTTCAACGCGCCCTTTACAGGCTATCCCCTGTGGCGCAAGGAACCCGGCGAGGTGCCCCGGCACGGACTGTACCGCTGGCACATCTACGACCCCATCCGCTTCAAGCAAAGCCTGAAGGTAACCATCCAGGCATTGGGCTGGTGGCCCAACGGCAAGTTCCAGCCGCTCACCGACGACATCGCATCGGTGGCATACTGGTATCAGGCAGAGCCGCACGCGCCCTTCCCCACCTTGCCTCCGATGCACGAGCGATGGTCGCGGTAA
- the rsmA gene encoding 16S rRNA (adenine(1518)-N(6)/adenine(1519)-N(6))-dimethyltransferase RsmA, with the protein MKLTSPSQIRLVLLQFGLTPDKRKGQHFLGDHNILEKILQAADLSPEEGAMEIGSGIGTLTRALAQHAKQVLTFEVDTKLIPIIQHHLRGLQNVRLIHGDFLRQNLPQLIQDTFGDTPFKVVANIPYGITSPILDRLFGVASGWDRAVLMMQREVAERLIAEPGTPEYSAISVFAQYHSRVEIVQRVSRTVFYPPPEVDSAIVRFTPLPKRLPPDEEKRLFRVVRAAFGQRRKTLLNALSGGLGLPREQVEAGLRNAGIDPQRRGETLTLEEFIVLSRWLLGDVQTAREKSSAEG; encoded by the coding sequence GTGAAGCTCACCTCGCCATCTCAGATACGTCTCGTGCTGCTGCAATTTGGGCTGACACCCGACAAACGCAAGGGACAGCACTTTCTGGGTGACCACAACATCCTGGAGAAAATCCTTCAAGCCGCCGACCTCTCGCCGGAAGAGGGGGCGATGGAAATCGGCAGCGGTATCGGCACGCTGACCCGTGCGCTGGCGCAACACGCCAAACAGGTTCTCACCTTTGAAGTGGATACCAAACTGATACCCATCATCCAGCACCATCTGCGCGGATTGCAAAATGTCCGCCTGATACACGGCGACTTTCTCCGCCAGAACCTGCCGCAGCTGATACAGGACACCTTTGGAGATACGCCTTTCAAAGTGGTGGCGAACATCCCCTACGGTATCACCAGCCCCATCCTGGACCGGCTCTTCGGCGTTGCCAGCGGCTGGGATCGCGCGGTGCTGATGATGCAGCGCGAGGTCGCCGAACGGTTGATCGCGGAGCCGGGTACTCCCGAATACAGCGCCATCAGCGTCTTCGCCCAGTACCATTCCAGAGTGGAAATCGTGCAGAGGGTCTCGCGCACGGTATTCTATCCACCGCCAGAAGTGGACAGCGCGATTGTGCGTTTCACTCCTCTTCCCAAGCGTCTGCCGCCCGACGAGGAAAAGAGGCTTTTCCGCGTGGTGCGCGCGGCATTCGGGCAGCGGCGAAAAACCCTGCTCAACGCCCTCAGTGGCGGGCTGGGTCTGCCGCGCGAGCAGGTGGAAGCCGGACTGCGAAACGCTGGCATTGACCCACAGCGGCGCGGCGAAACGCTGACCCTGGAGGAGTTTATCGTGCTATCGCGGTGGCTACTGGGCGATGTCCAGACCGCACGGGAAAAGTCGTCTGCGGAAGGATAG
- a CDS encoding G5 domain-containing protein: MHLREAYGRALFASLLIAATLCAFVTADAGRRFSVRLRESGTVRTLDTQAATVAELLREAEIRLEKLDRVQPPPATPLADGMEVVVTRVRQQMVTEEQRIPAPVKRFADPALRPGVKRVVEEGQDGRKRIQWLVTTVDGQEVSRKVLASKVISQPKPRIERYGAGGSLPARGFFSGRRVLTMIATGYAPYACGGSRTGRTATGIKAGYGTVAVDPRYIPLGTRLYIEGYGYAIAADTGGDIKGNRIDLGHDTYHQAKRVGMRKVKVYILD; the protein is encoded by the coding sequence GTGCACTTGCGTGAAGCGTACGGCAGAGCGCTGTTCGCGTCTCTGCTGATAGCTGCAACCCTGTGTGCGTTCGTGACCGCAGACGCAGGACGCCGATTCTCGGTGCGCCTGCGCGAAAGTGGCACGGTGCGTACATTGGACACACAAGCCGCAACCGTCGCAGAACTCTTGCGCGAAGCGGAGATACGCCTGGAGAAGTTGGACCGCGTCCAACCGCCTCCGGCAACGCCTCTTGCCGATGGCATGGAAGTGGTGGTGACCCGGGTGCGCCAGCAGATGGTTACCGAGGAGCAGAGAATCCCGGCACCTGTGAAGCGATTTGCGGACCCGGCACTGCGTCCGGGCGTCAAGCGGGTGGTAGAGGAGGGACAGGATGGGAGGAAGCGCATCCAGTGGCTCGTCACCACCGTGGACGGGCAGGAGGTGTCCCGAAAGGTGTTAGCGTCCAAAGTAATCTCGCAACCCAAGCCGCGCATCGAGCGGTACGGGGCGGGCGGCTCGCTGCCCGCGCGAGGTTTCTTCAGCGGACGGCGTGTGCTTACCATGATCGCTACGGGCTACGCACCTTATGCCTGTGGCGGCAGCCGTACGGGACGCACCGCGACCGGGATTAAAGCCGGCTACGGCACGGTTGCCGTAGACCCGCGCTACATCCCGCTTGGCACGCGCCTGTATATCGAAGGTTATGGCTATGCGATTGCTGCAGATACCGGCGGAGACATTAAAGGCAATCGCATCGACCTTGGGCACGACACTTATCACCAAGCGAAGCGAGTCGGTATGCGCAAGGTCAAAGTATACATCTTGGACTAA
- a CDS encoding MBL fold metallo-hydrolase, which yields MASLTATKTEWTAQELKERLDREEPFYILDVRNRDEFDAWKVEGRRPIPTHNVPYFEILEQGGADDVVESVIAYAKQELAGWLPKDQPILVVCAKGGTSALVAEGLRALGYEAINLAGGTLAWGNFYDVKAVVEQPALSIYQVSRPARGCLSYIIASNGEAAIVDPLRHTEHYLRFAEEKGLSIRLILDTHAHADHISGGSYLSRQLGVPYYMHPYDGIHPIDVLPPRLEYQPLWDGQQFRVGEATIETIHIPGHTLGNVVYLVNGQYLLTGDSIFIESIARPDLGGRGDTWAPIHYHSLRKLLSLPDEVVVFPGHFSSLREADANGVFAMTLAELKQRNEGLVMAQRSEKEFVEYILSSLPVFPPQYVDIKRVNAGLLIPDEEKASELELGKNICALAQAYQ from the coding sequence ATGGCAAGCCTGACCGCTACCAAAACCGAGTGGACGGCGCAAGAGCTGAAAGAGCGACTCGACCGAGAGGAGCCGTTCTACATTCTGGATGTGCGCAACCGCGACGAGTTCGATGCGTGGAAAGTGGAGGGACGCCGTCCTATCCCGACGCACAACGTACCCTATTTCGAGATTCTGGAGCAGGGTGGGGCGGATGACGTGGTGGAGTCGGTCATTGCCTACGCAAAGCAGGAGCTTGCAGGGTGGCTTCCCAAGGACCAGCCCATCCTCGTGGTCTGCGCGAAGGGTGGCACCTCTGCCTTGGTGGCTGAGGGGCTTCGTGCGCTGGGCTACGAGGCAATCAATCTGGCAGGGGGAACGCTGGCATGGGGTAACTTCTACGATGTCAAAGCCGTCGTGGAGCAGCCTGCATTGAGCATCTATCAGGTGAGCCGACCGGCGCGCGGTTGTCTCAGCTACATCATTGCTTCCAATGGCGAAGCAGCGATTGTCGACCCACTGCGGCATACGGAACACTACCTGCGCTTCGCGGAGGAGAAGGGGCTAAGCATTCGCCTGATTCTGGATACGCACGCCCATGCTGACCACATCAGCGGCGGCTCGTATCTCTCCAGGCAGCTGGGTGTGCCATACTACATGCATCCCTACGATGGTATCCACCCGATCGATGTGTTGCCTCCGCGCCTCGAATACCAGCCGCTGTGGGATGGTCAACAGTTCCGCGTGGGCGAGGCGACCATCGAGACCATCCACATTCCCGGCCATACGCTGGGCAACGTGGTGTATCTGGTCAACGGGCAGTACCTCTTGACCGGCGACAGCATCTTCATCGAGTCTATCGCTCGTCCCGACCTCGGCGGTCGCGGCGACACCTGGGCACCCATTCACTACCATTCGCTGCGCAAGCTGCTGAGCCTGCCCGATGAGGTGGTGGTGTTTCCCGGACATTTCAGCTCGCTGCGAGAAGCGGACGCAAACGGCGTGTTTGCAATGACCCTGGCCGAGCTGAAGCAGAGGAACGAGGGGCTGGTCATGGCACAGCGCAGTGAGAAAGAGTTCGTGGAGTATATCCTGAGCAGCCTGCCCGTCTTCCCGCCCCAGTATGTGGATATCAAGCGGGTCAACGCGGGGCTGCTCATCCCGGACGAGGAGAAGGCATCTGAGCTGGAGCTGGGCAAGAACATCTGCGCGCTGGCGCAGGCATACCAGTAA
- a CDS encoding sulfurtransferase TusA family protein, translated as MMNFDKMLDVRGLSCPMPIVKARQEVNTLQPGQVLKVLSTDRGSVKDFQGWAQAAKNIELLAQETEQLDGKEVYVHYVRRVS; from the coding sequence ATGATGAACTTCGACAAGATGCTGGACGTTCGTGGACTATCGTGCCCCATGCCGATTGTCAAGGCACGGCAAGAGGTAAACACGCTGCAGCCCGGTCAGGTGCTGAAGGTATTGAGCACTGACCGCGGCTCGGTGAAGGACTTCCAGGGCTGGGCGCAGGCAGCGAAAAACATCGAGCTGCTGGCTCAGGAGACGGAGCAGTTAGACGGCAAGGAAGTGTATGTCCATTACGTCAGGCGAGTGAGCTAG
- a CDS encoding DsrE/DsrF/DrsH-like family protein yields the protein MNPQTEVLQHDVSSNGHAVYERLQALEARVQELESRLPDDRVSIVVFSGELDRVLAAFVIATGAAALGQNVSMFFTFWGLNALRRKKQLSGKKFGEKLMALMSPSGSRDLPLSRMNFFGIGAKMMRAMMHEKKVSSLEELMQLADDLGVRTIACEMSRDVMGVTDEEIRDGVELGGVATFLGEALRSRVTLFI from the coding sequence ATGAATCCGCAGACAGAGGTGTTGCAGCACGACGTATCGTCCAACGGGCACGCCGTGTACGAGCGTCTGCAGGCGCTCGAGGCGCGTGTGCAGGAGCTGGAGAGCCGTCTCCCCGATGACCGCGTGTCCATCGTGGTGTTCTCGGGTGAGTTGGACCGGGTGCTGGCAGCGTTCGTGATTGCGACTGGCGCGGCAGCGTTGGGACAGAACGTCTCGATGTTCTTCACGTTCTGGGGTCTCAACGCGCTGCGCCGCAAGAAGCAGCTATCGGGCAAGAAGTTCGGGGAGAAGCTGATGGCGCTGATGTCACCATCCGGTTCGCGCGACCTGCCGCTGTCGCGGATGAACTTCTTCGGCATCGGCGCGAAGATGATGCGGGCCATGATGCATGAGAAGAAGGTGAGTTCACTGGAGGAGCTGATGCAGCTGGCAGACGACCTGGGCGTGCGCACCATCGCCTGCGAGATGTCGCGCGATGTGATGGGCGTCACCGACGAAGAAATCCGCGACGGGGTCGAGCTCGGTGGCGTTGCCACCTTTTTGGGCGAGGCACTGCGCTCGCGCGTGACTCTGTTCATCTGA
- a CDS encoding putative sulfate exporter family transporter: MTTNVVNNRLAYALFGVGRFSEVRQLLPGVAVAAGIMLVSLWLADVIGIALLRAQGIDPTGKSAPLSGVLVAILVGILLRNVLPLPQSLQPGIHFAVTKLLRLGIILVGIKLSLLDVLKLGAWGIPIVVVAIASGLVLISWFNRMLKLPERLGTLIAAGTGICGVTAIVSTAPAIKAEQREVAYAVANVTLFGLLGMFLYPYLAHSLLSTSEQVGLFLGIAVHETAQVVGAALAYKEMFHDDVAFQAATVTKLTRNLFLAVVVPLMAFYYLRQLRASGQDGGDSRVSILKLFPAFVLGFLAMALVRSAGDATLANGAAFGVWSAEQWKAMTTLIGEQWGSRYLLGTAMAAVGLGTSFSVFKGLGMKPFAVGFVGALLVGAIGLVLSLLLGQFVKL; encoded by the coding sequence ATGACCACGAACGTTGTCAATAATCGCCTCGCGTATGCGCTGTTTGGGGTCGGTCGTTTCAGCGAGGTGCGTCAGCTGCTGCCGGGTGTGGCAGTGGCGGCAGGCATCATGCTGGTGTCCCTGTGGCTGGCGGACGTCATCGGCATCGCTCTGCTCCGGGCGCAGGGCATCGACCCCACGGGCAAAAGCGCGCCTCTATCCGGGGTGTTGGTGGCGATACTGGTGGGCATCTTGCTGCGCAATGTGTTGCCCCTGCCCCAGAGTTTACAGCCCGGTATCCATTTCGCCGTCACCAAGCTGCTGCGGCTGGGCATCATTCTGGTGGGCATCAAGCTCAGCCTGCTGGATGTGCTGAAACTGGGTGCCTGGGGCATTCCCATTGTCGTGGTGGCGATTGCCAGCGGTCTGGTGCTTATCAGCTGGTTCAACCGGATGCTGAAACTGCCGGAGCGGTTAGGCACTCTCATTGCGGCGGGCACAGGCATCTGTGGTGTGACCGCGATTGTGTCTACCGCTCCTGCCATCAAGGCAGAACAGCGAGAGGTGGCATACGCCGTAGCGAACGTAACCCTGTTCGGGCTGTTGGGCATGTTCCTGTATCCCTATCTGGCACATTCCCTGCTGTCTACTTCCGAGCAGGTGGGGCTGTTCCTCGGCATCGCGGTTCACGAAACCGCTCAGGTGGTGGGTGCCGCGCTGGCATACAAGGAGATGTTCCATGACGATGTCGCGTTTCAGGCGGCAACCGTGACCAAGCTCACCCGCAACCTGTTCCTGGCGGTGGTCGTGCCACTGATGGCTTTCTACTACTTGCGCCAGCTGCGTGCGTCGGGGCAGGACGGGGGCGATTCGCGCGTGAGCATCCTGAAGCTGTTCCCCGCTTTCGTGCTGGGCTTTCTGGCGATGGCGCTGGTGCGCTCGGCTGGGGATGCGACGCTGGCGAACGGTGCCGCCTTCGGCGTGTGGAGTGCGGAGCAGTGGAAAGCGATGACCACCCTGATCGGCGAGCAGTGGGGCTCGCGCTATCTGCTCGGCACGGCGATGGCAGCGGTGGGACTGGGTACCAGCTTCTCGGTGTTCAAGGGGCTGGGCATGAAGCCTTTTGCGGTTGGCTTCGTGGGCGCCCTGCTCGTCGGGGCGATTGGGCTGGTGCTGTCCCTGCTGCTGGGGCAGTTCGTGAAACTTTAA
- a CDS encoding YeeE/YedE family protein — translation MTTVSQTKQTSTTTRASWVSVPGWLRWGALIGVVQILAMLSYAPLGVSTAYPQLVGYVLDRLSPGFAERQPYLQEVGARIGWEVMLVLGMFLGAMLAHWLSRRANAQPAAAPVVVIRGFEGSPVRRWLRAFMGGFLILFGARLANGCTTGHMLSGIAQMAVSGFLFGAVAFATGLLVAKLLFREPTGGATP, via the coding sequence ATGACGACTGTATCGCAGACCAAGCAAACTTCCACGACTACCCGCGCCAGCTGGGTCTCCGTACCCGGCTGGCTGCGGTGGGGCGCGCTGATTGGTGTGGTGCAGATACTGGCTATGCTCTCCTACGCGCCCCTTGGCGTATCGACCGCTTACCCCCAACTGGTGGGATATGTTCTTGACCGGCTATCGCCGGGGTTTGCTGAACGGCAGCCTTACCTGCAAGAGGTAGGCGCCAGAATCGGCTGGGAGGTGATGCTGGTTCTGGGCATGTTTCTCGGGGCGATGCTCGCTCACTGGCTCTCCCGTCGGGCGAACGCCCAACCCGCGGCTGCGCCAGTGGTGGTGATCCGCGGCTTTGAAGGTAGCCCCGTCCGCAGATGGCTGCGCGCCTTCATGGGGGGCTTTCTCATCTTGTTTGGCGCGCGGCTGGCGAACGGTTGTACCACTGGACATATGCTCAGCGGTATCGCACAGATGGCGGTGAGCGGGTTCCTGTTCGGGGCGGTCGCCTTCGCCACCGGACTGCTCGTCGCCAAACTGCTTTTCCGAGAACCAACAGGAGGTGCAACACCATGA